Proteins encoded by one window of Dehalobacter sp.:
- a CDS encoding DUF4141 domain-containing protein — translation MRTRLIVAGLLIVLGTNGLKAQFVVTDPLSIAQGVINSANEIVQTSSTVSNVIKNFQEVRKVYQQGKEYYDKLKAVHDLVKDAYKVQQTLLMIGEISDIYVSSFELMLQDKYYTAEELGAIAFGYTKLLEEGAATLKEMKDVISSTGLSMTDKERMDIVDRCYNAVKHYRNLTRYYTNKNISISLIRAEQEGDKARILALYGNAEDRYW, via the coding sequence ATGAGGACAAGATTAATAGTAGCAGGGCTGCTTATCGTGCTTGGCACAAACGGGTTGAAAGCACAGTTTGTCGTTACTGACCCGCTAAGTATTGCGCAAGGTGTTATCAATTCGGCCAACGAAATTGTGCAGACTTCAAGCACAGTTTCCAACGTAATAAAAAATTTTCAGGAAGTGAGAAAGGTTTACCAGCAGGGAAAGGAGTATTACGACAAACTCAAAGCGGTACACGACCTTGTAAAAGACGCTTATAAAGTACAGCAAACACTGCTCATGATTGGTGAGATTTCCGATATATATGTCAGCTCTTTTGAGTTGATGTTGCAGGATAAATATTACACCGCAGAGGAGCTGGGAGCTATTGCCTTTGGTTATACAAAGCTACTGGAAGAAGGGGCAGCTACCCTTAAAGAGATGAAAGACGTCATTAGCAGTACCGGGCTTTCCATGACCGATAAAGAGCGCATGGATATTGTTGACAGGTGCTATAACGCGGTGAAACATTACCGGAACCTCACCCGGTACTATACCAACAAGAACATTTCCATATCGCTCATCCGGGCAGAGCAGGAAGGTGACAAAGCCCGGATACTTGCGCTTTACGGAAATGCTGAAGACCGGTACTGGTAA